In Desulfovibrio sp. 86, the following proteins share a genomic window:
- a CDS encoding aldehyde ferredoxin oxidoreductase C-terminal domain-containing protein: MFRFLRVNMATKTCVFEEIPQEYAGLGGRALTSAIVAREVPPTCTPIGPHNKLVFAPGLLGATNSPNANRISVGCKSPLTEGIKESNAGGQPGGHLARLAILAVIVEDMAEEGQWWQLEVSKDHAKLVPSETAGLNNFDTVARLIEKYGSDCSYVTIGRAGEFKLTAASIAFTDRELRPMRHAGRGGVGAVMGSKGLKAIIVNPEGGKNQPLVDEAAFRDASKRFAKALAEHPITSKGLAEYGTAVLVNILHEAGGLPTANFTVGRFDKHEAVSGELLNQITKERGGTVAHGCMSGCMIRCSGILPDKKGKFQSKWPEYETLWAFGPHSGIGDLDAISQYDYLCDDIGVDTIDVGVAMGVAMAGGGIPYGDAKAVLAAMHAISEGTPLGRVIGCGTATTGRVFGVRRVPTVKGQSLPAYDPRAVKGQGVTYATSPMGADHTAGYAVTANILSSGGTVDPLKKEGQIELSRNLQVATASVDSVGLCLFTAFAILDVPDALPAIVDMLNAKFGWQLTGDDVVTLGQRILSTEIDFNRRAGITQAADVLPDFFTDEKLPPHNTTFDITHDELKTVFNWIEEKG, from the coding sequence ATGTTTCGTTTTTTGCGCGTTAATATGGCGACAAAAACCTGTGTGTTTGAAGAAATTCCTCAGGAATATGCGGGCCTTGGCGGTCGCGCCCTGACCTCGGCCATTGTGGCGCGTGAAGTTCCGCCCACCTGCACGCCCATCGGCCCGCACAACAAGCTGGTTTTCGCGCCTGGCCTGTTGGGCGCCACCAACAGCCCCAACGCCAACCGTATTTCCGTGGGCTGTAAAAGCCCGCTTACCGAAGGCATCAAGGAATCCAACGCGGGCGGTCAGCCCGGCGGCCATCTGGCCCGCTTGGCCATTCTTGCCGTTATTGTTGAAGACATGGCCGAAGAAGGCCAGTGGTGGCAGCTTGAAGTAAGCAAGGACCACGCAAAGCTTGTGCCTTCTGAAACGGCGGGCTTGAACAACTTTGATACCGTGGCCAGGCTTATTGAAAAGTACGGCAGTGATTGCAGCTATGTGACCATCGGTCGCGCGGGCGAGTTCAAGCTCACCGCCGCCTCCATCGCCTTTACCGACCGCGAGTTGCGCCCCATGCGCCATGCCGGTCGCGGCGGCGTGGGCGCGGTTATGGGCTCTAAAGGACTCAAGGCCATCATCGTGAATCCCGAGGGCGGCAAGAATCAGCCCCTTGTGGACGAAGCGGCTTTCCGCGACGCATCCAAGCGTTTTGCCAAGGCACTGGCCGAGCATCCCATCACGAGCAAGGGCCTTGCGGAGTACGGCACCGCCGTGCTTGTGAACATTCTGCATGAAGCGGGCGGCCTGCCCACGGCCAACTTTACCGTGGGCCGGTTTGACAAGCATGAGGCCGTGTCCGGCGAGCTGCTGAACCAGATTACCAAGGAACGCGGCGGCACGGTGGCGCATGGCTGCATGAGCGGCTGCATGATCCGTTGCAGCGGCATTTTGCCCGACAAGAAAGGCAAGTTCCAGAGCAAGTGGCCGGAATATGAAACCCTGTGGGCCTTTGGCCCCCACTCCGGCATCGGGGATCTGGACGCCATCTCGCAGTATGACTATCTGTGCGACGACATCGGCGTGGACACCATTGACGTGGGTGTCGCCATGGGCGTTGCCATGGCTGGCGGGGGCATTCCTTACGGCGACGCCAAGGCCGTGCTGGCCGCCATGCACGCCATCAGCGAAGGCACGCCCCTTGGGCGCGTCATCGGTTGCGGCACGGCCACCACTGGCCGGGTTTTCGGCGTGCGCCGGGTGCCCACGGTCAAGGGGCAGAGCCTGCCCGCCTATGACCCGCGTGCCGTCAAGGGCCAGGGCGTTACCTACGCCACGTCGCCCATGGGCGCTGACCACACGGCCGGGTATGCCGTTACCGCCAACATCCTGAGCAGCGGCGGCACGGTTGATCCGCTGAAAAAGGAAGGCCAGATCGAGCTTTCGCGCAATCTGCAGGTGGCTACGGCCTCGGTGGACTCCGTGGGGCTGTGCCTGTTCACGGCTTTTGCCATTCTTGACGTGCCGGACGCTTTGCCCGCCATTGTGGACATGCTCAACGCCAAGTTCGGCTGGCAGCTTACGGGTGATGACGTGGTGACTCTGGGCCAGCGCATCCTGTCCACGGAAATCGACTTCAACCGCCGCGCGGGCATCACCCAGGCCGCGGACGTGCTGCCCGATTTCTTTACGGATGAAAAGCTTCCCCCGCACAACACCACTTTTGACATCACCCACGACGAACTCAAGACCGTGTTCAACTGGATAGAGGAAAAGGGCTAG
- a CDS encoding AraC family transcriptional regulator: protein MDLRAYGEYTIFRDHCLIIQKIIFYEIRRRLHMKNAALKELADIVARHAPGEEFNQTRIGGLTCIRIDNPNEHLPEIYNPCICLVIQGAKAITYGQEIYDCNVGDYMTIPVTMPIIGMITKASPEKPYLCLQVEIDLAMAGEIFLAGNILPCGSKLAARSLFVDAMDDDLGEPLLRLARLLDAPGDAGFLAPMYIREVCYRLLKSVHGRHIAHLAMHEGNLQKVGRVIAHINQKFREPLRIDELAGIAEMSISSLHQRFKEITTLTPMQFQKQLRLIEARRFITAEQKGAAEAAYHVGYESPSQFSREYSRMFGNPPGRDAEKYPKTMHKFTQGRSDQAD, encoded by the coding sequence ATGGATTTACGGGCTTATGGTGAATACACGATCTTCCGCGATCATTGCCTGATAATACAAAAAATAATTTTTTATGAAATAAGAAGAAGGTTGCACATGAAGAATGCGGCGCTCAAGGAACTGGCGGACATTGTCGCGCGCCATGCCCCCGGGGAAGAGTTCAATCAGACCAGGATAGGGGGCTTGACTTGCATCCGGATTGACAACCCCAACGAGCATCTCCCCGAAATATACAATCCTTGCATCTGCCTGGTGATTCAGGGAGCCAAGGCGATAACCTACGGGCAGGAAATTTACGACTGCAATGTGGGCGACTACATGACCATCCCCGTGACCATGCCCATCATTGGCATGATCACCAAGGCATCTCCCGAAAAACCATACTTATGCCTGCAAGTGGAAATTGATCTTGCTATGGCCGGGGAGATTTTTCTGGCTGGGAACATACTGCCATGCGGCTCCAAGCTGGCCGCCCGTTCACTGTTCGTGGACGCCATGGATGATGACTTGGGAGAGCCGCTGCTGCGGTTGGCCCGACTTCTTGACGCTCCCGGGGATGCCGGGTTTCTGGCTCCCATGTACATCAGGGAGGTATGCTACCGTCTTTTGAAATCCGTGCATGGGCGTCATATTGCACACCTGGCCATGCACGAAGGCAATTTGCAGAAAGTGGGCAGAGTCATTGCGCATATCAATCAGAAATTCAGAGAGCCACTACGAATAGACGAGTTGGCGGGAATTGCGGAGATGAGTATTTCCAGCCTTCACCAGCGGTTTAAAGAGATAACCACGCTGACGCCCATGCAGTTCCAAAAGCAGCTTCGCCTGATCGAAGCCAGGCGCTTCATAACGGCGGAACAGAAAGGCGCTGCTGAGGCCGCGTATCATGTAGGGTATGAAAGTCCTTCGCAATTCAGTCGTGAGTACTCCAGGATGTTTGGCAATCCCCCCGGCCGGGATGCAGAAAAATACCCCAAAACCATGCACAAATTTACCCAGGGAAGGAGTGATCAAGCAGATTGA
- a CDS encoding iron-containing alcohol dehydrogenase, with amino-acid sequence MVRFTIPREVYFGENALDRLASVSGTKAMLVVGSERLKKDGTTAKIQSRLKKAGIESDIFAGIEADPSITTVMKGVAAMNSYGPDWIIGIGGGSPIDAAKAMWIFYEHPDFTFEEAAKPFNLPELRRKARFIAIPTTSGTGTEVTSFSVITDYETGMKYPIADYNITPDIAILDTSLVADMPLALIADTGMDALTHAIEAYTSTMANPITDGLAIKAIQMIVRDLPASYEGDVTARNSVHLAQCMAGMAFSNAILGVVHSMAHKTGRVLDIAHGRANAIYLTYATQYNARTAPEKYAEIARYLGLEGKTDAALVTALVDCIKKLRSDLNMPSSLKEHGTDEKFFMSQVKEIAKEAVGDPCTGTNPRPVSEEEMTGLFEAVYYGKDVTF; translated from the coding sequence ATGGTACGGTTCACTATTCCACGTGAAGTTTATTTCGGTGAAAACGCACTTGACAGACTGGCTTCGGTCAGCGGGACGAAGGCCATGCTGGTGGTCGGTTCAGAGAGATTGAAAAAAGACGGGACGACCGCAAAGATTCAGTCTCGTTTGAAAAAGGCCGGTATTGAATCTGACATTTTTGCTGGAATCGAGGCGGATCCTTCAATTACAACCGTGATGAAGGGCGTTGCCGCCATGAACAGCTATGGCCCTGACTGGATTATCGGCATCGGCGGCGGCTCTCCCATTGACGCCGCCAAAGCCATGTGGATTTTCTATGAACATCCCGACTTCACTTTTGAGGAGGCGGCAAAGCCGTTCAACCTTCCCGAACTTCGCCGCAAGGCGCGGTTCATCGCCATCCCTACCACCAGCGGCACCGGTACGGAGGTCACATCGTTTTCCGTTATTACCGATTATGAAACCGGCATGAAATACCCCATTGCGGATTACAATATCACCCCGGATATTGCCATTCTCGACACGAGCCTCGTGGCCGACATGCCCCTCGCCCTGATTGCGGATACCGGCATGGATGCTCTGACCCATGCCATTGAGGCGTACACATCCACTATGGCAAATCCCATTACTGACGGTCTGGCCATCAAAGCGATTCAGATGATTGTCCGCGATTTGCCAGCTTCTTATGAAGGGGATGTAACTGCCCGCAACAGCGTCCACCTCGCCCAGTGCATGGCGGGAATGGCATTCTCCAACGCCATTCTTGGCGTCGTGCATTCCATGGCCCATAAGACCGGAAGAGTGCTTGACATTGCGCATGGCAGGGCAAACGCCATCTACCTCACATACGCCACGCAGTATAACGCCAGAACTGCTCCTGAAAAATACGCCGAGATCGCCCGCTATCTTGGTTTGGAGGGAAAAACCGATGCTGCATTGGTGACGGCCCTGGTGGATTGCATCAAGAAACTGCGCTCCGACCTGAATATGCCATCCTCTCTCAAGGAGCATGGCACGGACGAAAAGTTTTTTATGAGCCAGGTCAAAGAGATAGCCAAGGAGGCAGTCGGAGATCCGTGCACGGGAACAAATCCGCGTCCTGTTTCGGAAGAAGAAATGACTGGGCTGTTTGAAGCGGTATATTACGGTAAGGACGTCACGTTTTAA